A region of Myxococcus stipitatus DSM 14675 DNA encodes the following proteins:
- a CDS encoding type I polyketide synthase: protein MATDSSDTDTTGLEIAVIGMAGRFPGAKDLEAFWRNLKDGVESIQFLTDEDLEPSALDTAAIRSDPNYVKAAAILEDADLFDAGYFGVTPKEAEVMDPQQRVFLECAVEALEHAGYDAERFKGRIGVYAGARTDTYLFNLFSNPAAVGGLDPFEIGLGNDLAFLTTRAAHRLNLRGPAYSVHTACSTALVALHLAGQALLADECRMAVAGGVAINVPQKVGYLYQYGGIASPDGHCRAFDAKAAGTIFGSGIGLVVLKRLEDALEDGDTIHAVIKGSAINNDGAVKASFTAPSVQGQATVIKDALAAAEVSADSISYVETHGTGTALGDPIELRALTKAFGGKSLGRRTVPIGSVKTNVGHLDAAAGSASLLKAILAMKHQQLPPSLHFESPNPQIDFDSGPFFVNTTLQPWARGRTPRRAGVSSFGIGGTNAHVILEEAPAAQPSAAGRPWELLVLSARSHTALDSATARLAQHLESHPELSLADVAHTLQVGRKAHAHRRVVVARDTRDAVRVLRMAEPRRVLSGTHETSNRPVSFLFSDAGVATSLEALYRAEPAFRDEVDRCAKLLQPRLGADLRAVLYPEDGGRPARAGAVDAAARFVEPYALARLWMSWGIHPETLLGEGLGAWIAACLAGVLPLEEALNLTLARSEGRTAMPEAASLKAPEVPLYLAATGALVTAAEALRAETWRDAASPAPRMDDALRELMKEPTRVVLAMCAPGALVESARTHAGTAGTRALRTCVPASGDNPPALVAMLETLGQLWLDGVEVDWEAVNEGRERRRVPLPTYPFERQRYWVPPAARVEASQAQGQVPQGKLVDMADWFHTPTWQRTAPIALDRKALAERRCWVVFVDGLGVGEALCRRLEDSGQDVVRIRQGSAFMRDAARRYALDPRVRGDYATLWKDLADQELSPSVVVHLWSLGASGAGRTGPELFRDVQDLGYYSLLHLGQALATGDASRPVRLEVVTDRLANVAGESTALPEKATLLGPCKVIPQEQEHVSTRCIDLVAPEPRSAGVEQLAERLLSELSQRSKDAVVAWRGNLRFAQALSPLRLEPSGDAPAPLREQGVYLITGGLGGVGLMLADHLARTFKARLALLGRTAMPAPTEWDGYLATHAKDDAMAQRILRVRELEKAGAQVMVVHADVANAEQLEAAVAQVEARFGALNGVLHCAGVTHGSSLYNPLTDIGRSESETQFGPKVYGTYALEKVLSRRAADFVLLFSSNAAVLGGLGYLTYASSNLFMDAFAQARAGHTGTRWVSASWDPWPEETKHTNVRTSMDQYAMTPREGAEAVQRLVTLGVDGHVVVATGDLAQRWRLWIQRDTSKPAQGARTAGKPRRSKTPFVPPASDLEKQLATLWQEILGVDSVGLNDNFFDLGGHSLLATRVAGRLRTQFNFDIPLAKLFEAATVAALAKLVADHQSSLEDAASQAALDELANLSDEEIEAELARRSQ, encoded by the coding sequence ATGGCCACGGATTCGTCCGACACGGACACCACGGGTCTGGAGATTGCTGTCATCGGCATGGCGGGGCGGTTCCCGGGGGCGAAGGACCTGGAAGCGTTCTGGCGCAACCTGAAGGACGGCGTGGAGTCCATCCAGTTCCTCACGGACGAGGACCTGGAGCCCAGCGCGCTCGACACGGCGGCGATCCGCTCGGACCCCAACTACGTGAAGGCCGCCGCCATCCTCGAGGACGCGGACCTCTTCGACGCGGGCTACTTCGGCGTCACCCCCAAGGAAGCGGAGGTGATGGACCCACAGCAGCGCGTCTTCCTGGAGTGCGCGGTGGAGGCCCTGGAGCACGCGGGCTACGACGCCGAGCGCTTCAAGGGTCGCATCGGCGTCTACGCCGGCGCTCGCACGGACACGTACCTCTTCAACCTCTTCTCCAACCCTGCTGCCGTCGGGGGACTGGACCCCTTCGAGATTGGCCTGGGCAACGACCTGGCCTTCCTCACCACGCGCGCGGCGCACCGGCTCAACCTACGCGGGCCCGCGTACTCGGTCCACACCGCGTGCTCCACGGCGCTGGTCGCGCTGCACCTGGCGGGACAGGCCCTGCTCGCGGATGAGTGCCGGATGGCCGTCGCGGGCGGCGTGGCCATCAACGTCCCGCAGAAGGTCGGCTACCTGTACCAGTACGGCGGCATCGCCTCGCCGGATGGCCACTGCCGCGCGTTCGACGCGAAGGCGGCGGGCACCATCTTCGGCAGCGGCATCGGGCTCGTGGTCCTCAAGCGCCTGGAGGACGCGCTCGAGGATGGCGACACCATCCACGCCGTCATCAAGGGCTCCGCCATCAACAACGACGGCGCCGTGAAGGCCAGCTTCACCGCGCCCAGCGTGCAGGGCCAGGCCACCGTCATCAAGGACGCGCTCGCCGCCGCGGAGGTCTCCGCCGACTCCATCTCCTACGTGGAGACGCACGGCACGGGCACCGCGCTGGGAGACCCCATCGAGCTGCGCGCGCTGACCAAGGCGTTCGGTGGAAAGAGCCTGGGGCGCCGCACGGTGCCCATCGGCTCCGTGAAGACGAACGTGGGCCACCTGGACGCGGCGGCCGGAAGCGCGAGCCTGCTGAAGGCCATCCTGGCGATGAAGCACCAGCAGCTCCCGCCCAGCCTCCACTTCGAATCCCCCAACCCGCAGATCGACTTCGACAGCGGCCCCTTCTTCGTGAACACCACGCTCCAGCCGTGGGCGCGGGGACGGACGCCTCGCCGTGCGGGCGTCAGCTCGTTCGGCATCGGCGGCACCAACGCCCACGTCATCCTGGAAGAGGCTCCCGCCGCTCAGCCCTCAGCCGCGGGTCGGCCGTGGGAGCTGCTGGTCCTCTCCGCGCGCAGCCACACGGCGCTCGACAGCGCCACCGCGCGGCTCGCGCAGCACCTGGAGTCGCATCCGGAGCTCTCGCTGGCGGATGTGGCGCACACGCTCCAGGTCGGCCGCAAGGCGCACGCCCACCGCCGCGTGGTGGTGGCCCGCGACACGCGCGATGCCGTGCGTGTCCTGCGCATGGCGGAGCCCCGCCGCGTCCTCTCGGGCACGCATGAGACGAGCAATCGTCCCGTGTCGTTCCTCTTCTCCGACGCCGGAGTGGCGACGTCGCTGGAGGCGCTGTACCGCGCGGAGCCTGCCTTCCGCGACGAGGTGGACCGCTGCGCGAAGCTGCTCCAGCCGCGCCTGGGCGCGGACCTGCGCGCCGTGCTGTATCCCGAGGATGGCGGCCGTCCCGCGCGCGCGGGAGCGGTGGACGCGGCCGCGCGCTTCGTGGAGCCGTATGCACTGGCGCGCCTCTGGATGTCGTGGGGCATCCACCCGGAGACGCTGCTGGGCGAAGGCCTTGGCGCGTGGATCGCCGCCTGCCTCGCGGGGGTGCTCCCGCTGGAAGAGGCCCTGAACCTGACGCTGGCCCGGAGCGAAGGCCGCACGGCGATGCCCGAGGCGGCGAGCCTGAAGGCCCCGGAGGTGCCGCTGTACCTCGCGGCCACGGGCGCGCTCGTCACGGCCGCCGAGGCGCTGCGCGCGGAGACCTGGCGGGACGCGGCGAGTCCCGCGCCTCGCATGGACGACGCGCTTCGCGAGCTGATGAAGGAGCCCACGCGGGTCGTGCTCGCGATGTGCGCGCCGGGAGCGCTCGTCGAGAGCGCCCGCACGCATGCGGGCACCGCGGGGACGCGTGCGCTGCGCACGTGTGTGCCCGCGTCCGGAGACAACCCGCCCGCGCTGGTGGCGATGCTCGAGACGTTGGGCCAGCTCTGGCTGGACGGCGTGGAAGTGGACTGGGAGGCGGTGAACGAAGGGCGCGAGCGACGGCGCGTGCCGCTGCCCACGTACCCCTTCGAGCGTCAGCGCTACTGGGTCCCTCCCGCGGCACGCGTGGAGGCGTCGCAGGCGCAAGGCCAGGTTCCGCAGGGGAAGCTGGTGGACATGGCGGACTGGTTCCACACGCCCACCTGGCAGCGCACGGCGCCCATCGCCCTGGACCGCAAGGCCCTGGCCGAGCGCCGCTGCTGGGTGGTGTTCGTGGACGGGCTCGGCGTCGGTGAGGCGCTGTGCCGTCGGCTGGAGGACTCCGGCCAGGACGTGGTGCGAATCCGCCAGGGAAGCGCCTTCATGCGCGACGCCGCGCGCCGCTACGCGCTGGACCCGCGTGTTCGCGGCGACTACGCCACGCTGTGGAAGGACCTGGCGGACCAGGAGCTGAGCCCGTCGGTGGTGGTCCACCTGTGGAGCCTCGGCGCCTCGGGCGCGGGGCGCACCGGGCCCGAGCTGTTCCGCGACGTGCAGGACCTGGGCTACTACAGCCTCTTGCACCTGGGTCAGGCGCTCGCGACGGGAGACGCGTCGCGTCCCGTGCGGCTGGAGGTCGTGACGGATCGGCTGGCCAACGTGGCCGGAGAGAGCACCGCGCTCCCGGAGAAGGCCACCCTGCTGGGACCGTGCAAGGTGATTCCGCAGGAGCAGGAGCACGTCAGCACCCGCTGCATCGACCTGGTGGCGCCCGAGCCGCGCAGCGCGGGCGTGGAGCAGTTGGCGGAGCGGCTGCTGTCGGAGCTGAGCCAGCGCTCGAAGGACGCCGTGGTGGCCTGGAGAGGCAACCTCCGCTTCGCCCAGGCGCTCTCGCCCCTGCGGCTGGAGCCGTCCGGTGACGCCCCCGCGCCGCTGCGTGAGCAGGGCGTCTATCTCATCACCGGTGGCCTGGGCGGCGTGGGCCTGATGCTGGCCGACCATCTGGCGCGCACGTTCAAGGCGCGGCTGGCGCTGCTGGGCCGGACCGCGATGCCCGCTCCGACCGAGTGGGATGGCTACCTGGCCACGCACGCGAAGGACGACGCGATGGCCCAGCGCATCCTCCGGGTGCGCGAGCTGGAGAAGGCCGGCGCGCAGGTGATGGTCGTGCACGCGGACGTCGCGAACGCGGAGCAGCTCGAGGCGGCCGTGGCCCAGGTGGAGGCACGGTTCGGCGCGCTGAACGGCGTGCTCCACTGCGCCGGTGTCACGCATGGCTCGTCGCTCTACAACCCGCTGACGGACATTGGCCGGAGCGAGTCGGAGACCCAGTTCGGCCCCAAGGTCTACGGCACGTATGCGCTGGAGAAGGTGCTGAGCCGCCGCGCCGCGGACTTCGTGCTCCTGTTCTCCTCCAACGCCGCGGTGCTCGGTGGCCTCGGCTACCTGACCTACGCGTCGTCCAACCTGTTCATGGATGCCTTCGCGCAGGCCCGCGCGGGCCACACGGGAACGCGCTGGGTCAGCGCGTCGTGGGACCCGTGGCCGGAGGAGACGAAGCACACGAACGTGCGCACCAGCATGGACCAGTACGCGATGACGCCCCGGGAAGGCGCCGAGGCGGTGCAGCGACTGGTGACGCTCGGCGTGGACGGACACGTGGTGGTCGCCACGGGTGACCTGGCGCAGCGCTGGCGGCTGTGGATTCAGCGCGACACGTCCAAGCCCGCCCAGGGCGCGCGCACCGCGGGCAAGCCACGCCGCTCGAAGACGCCCTTCGTTCCTCCCGCCTCGGACCTGGAGAAGCAGCTCGCCACGCTCTGGCAGGAGATTCTCGGCGTGGACAGCGTGGGCCTGAACGACAACTTCTTCGACCTGGGCGGACACTCGCTGCTGGCCACGCGTGTGGCGGGACGCCTGCGGACCCAGTTCAACTTCGACATTCCCCTCGCGAAGCTCTTCGAGGCCGCCACGGTCGCGGCCCTGGCGAAGCTGGTGGCGGACCACCAGTCCTCGCTGGAGGACGCCGCCAGTCAGGCGGCCCTCGATGAGCTGGCGAATCTGAGTGACGAAGAGATTGAAGCCGAGCTCGCGCGACGCTCGCAGTAG
- a CDS encoding glycosyltransferase has product MRAILTNFGTLGDVQPFVALAVELRRHGHHPVLAAAPSYRSLAEQHGLEFLPVGPDLRAAQSGITQAMMGSPDVIHDASGMLQLFQPLVESLPRMLEDLRAACRGADVLISGRVQPAARMVHDLTHVPFVTVLVEHSGSGGGGPAFQAAVRGLVNPLRESLRLPPLDNPLVDGLSPQLVLTALSRHVRPPAADLPPHHHTVGYCLLEEPAFTPDADLAAFLAEGEAPVCITFGSMTHGDPVALTNTLVDATVRAGRRALIQQGWSGLGQRALPSTVRVVGQVPHSWLFSRVSCVVHHGGAGTTGAAFRAGVPQVVVPHTYDQFTWGEVVQELRCGGAAVPIGELSVERLAQALGAALSHEEPRASAARVGEQLRAEHGAAKARHLIEDLVRRVGLASPASEGPEAPEETEDEERRQRRRSALKQQRARKVDT; this is encoded by the coding sequence ATGCGCGCCATCCTCACCAACTTCGGCACGCTCGGAGACGTCCAGCCCTTCGTGGCGCTGGCCGTCGAGCTGCGTCGGCACGGGCATCACCCCGTGCTCGCCGCCGCGCCGTCGTACCGTTCGCTCGCGGAGCAGCATGGCCTCGAGTTCCTGCCCGTGGGCCCGGACCTGCGAGCGGCCCAGAGCGGAATCACGCAGGCGATGATGGGCAGCCCCGACGTCATCCACGACGCCAGCGGGATGCTCCAGCTCTTCCAGCCGCTCGTGGAGTCCCTCCCGCGCATGCTGGAGGACCTTCGCGCCGCGTGCCGGGGCGCGGACGTGCTCATCAGCGGACGCGTCCAGCCGGCCGCGCGCATGGTGCACGACCTGACACACGTCCCCTTCGTGACGGTGCTCGTGGAGCACAGCGGCAGTGGCGGCGGTGGCCCCGCGTTCCAGGCCGCCGTGCGAGGACTGGTCAACCCCCTGCGCGAGTCCCTGCGCCTGCCGCCGCTCGACAACCCGCTGGTGGATGGGCTCTCACCGCAGCTCGTGCTCACGGCGCTGAGCCGCCACGTGCGGCCGCCCGCGGCGGACCTCCCGCCGCACCACCACACCGTGGGGTACTGCCTGCTCGAGGAGCCGGCCTTCACGCCCGACGCGGACCTGGCGGCGTTCCTCGCGGAGGGCGAGGCCCCGGTCTGCATCACCTTCGGCAGCATGACCCACGGCGACCCGGTCGCGCTGACGAACACGTTGGTCGACGCCACGGTGCGCGCGGGACGACGGGCCCTCATCCAGCAAGGGTGGAGTGGACTGGGCCAGCGCGCCCTCCCCTCCACGGTGCGCGTCGTGGGACAGGTGCCTCACTCGTGGCTCTTCTCGCGCGTGTCGTGCGTGGTGCACCACGGCGGCGCGGGCACCACGGGCGCGGCGTTCCGCGCGGGGGTTCCGCAGGTCGTGGTGCCGCACACGTATGACCAGTTCACCTGGGGCGAGGTCGTCCAGGAGCTCCGCTGCGGCGGAGCGGCGGTCCCCATCGGTGAGCTGAGCGTGGAGCGGCTCGCGCAGGCACTCGGCGCGGCGCTGAGCCACGAGGAGCCCAGGGCCTCCGCGGCGCGCGTGGGTGAGCAACTGCGCGCGGAGCACGGCGCGGCGAAGGCACGTCACCTCATCGAGGACCTGGTCCGTCGAGTGGGACTGGCCTCGCCAGCGAGCGAAGGGCCCGAGGCCCCGGAAGAGACAGAAGACGAGGAACGGCGCCAGCGCCGCAGGAGCGCGCTGAAGCAGCAAAGGGCGAGGAAGGTCGACACTTGA